A single Vulcanisaeta distributa DSM 14429 DNA region contains:
- a CDS encoding radical SAM protein, which translates to MWRGSINEIERIREIIRIERGTPQIGALAFGIVDRGTNIIEVRPTTLCPLSCIYCSVNAGPRSTNRWAEFVDDPETLLMALEEVVRFKGTKDIEVHIDGMGEPGVYPYLTYLIRGIKEIDGVSIVSMQTRLYMFTEEELRELAQAGLDRINLSIDTLNPELAKKISGVPWYDVNHVMELVVQALELGINVIASPVWLPSINDNDMVEIIKWAREIGLGSGKLPPVLIQKYIPHKRGRKVKVRVMTWQEFWERIKKLESELGVKLTATNEELNIHKAPKLPKPYNTNEEVKVKIISRGIIRGEFLGVILPLRNTAIYDRVITVIADPRMERILIENQVRVKIIENDDNIYIGKLA; encoded by the coding sequence ATGTGGAGGGGTAGTATTAATGAGATTGAAAGGATTAGGGAAATAATTAGGATAGAAAGGGGTACACCGCAGATCGGCGCATTAGCCTTTGGCATAGTTGATAGGGGTACAAACATAATTGAGGTTAGACCAACAACGCTATGCCCACTATCCTGCATATATTGCTCAGTAAATGCCGGTCCAAGGTCAACAAATAGGTGGGCGGAGTTCGTAGATGATCCTGAGACATTGTTGATGGCTTTAGAGGAGGTCGTTAGGTTTAAGGGTACGAAGGATATCGAGGTTCACATAGATGGCATGGGCGAGCCAGGCGTTTATCCTTACCTGACATACCTTATCCGTGGCATTAAGGAAATTGATGGTGTTTCAATAGTGTCAATGCAGACTCGGTTATACATGTTTACTGAGGAGGAGCTCAGGGAGTTGGCCCAGGCAGGTTTAGATAGGATAAATCTGAGCATCGACACGTTAAATCCCGAGTTAGCTAAGAAAATAAGTGGTGTGCCGTGGTATGACGTCAATCATGTTATGGAATTAGTGGTTCAAGCCCTTGAACTTGGGATTAACGTAATAGCATCCCCCGTTTGGTTACCCAGTATTAATGATAATGATATGGTCGAGATTATTAAGTGGGCTAGGGAGATAGGATTAGGTAGTGGTAAATTACCACCAGTGCTTATTCAAAAGTACATACCGCATAAGAGAGGTAGGAAGGTTAAGGTTAGGGTTATGACGTGGCAGGAATTCTGGGAGAGAATCAAGAAGCTGGAGAGTGAGTTAGGTGTTAAATTAACTGCTACTAATGAAGAATTAAACATACATAAAGCCCCTAAATTGCCAAAGCCCTATAATACCAATGAGGAGGTTAAGGTTAAGATAATTAGCAGGGGCATAATTAGAGGTGAGTTTCTAGGCGTAATATTACCGCTAAGAAACACTGCCATATATGACAGGGTCATCACAGTGATAGCTGACCCCCGCATGGAGAGAATACTCATCGAGAACCAGGTTAGAGTTAAAATTATCGAGAATGATGACAACATATACATTGGTAAGCTCGCCTAA
- a CDS encoding SDR family NAD(P)-dependent oxidoreductase: MVSRVAIVSGSGRGIGRAIAVRLARDGFRVVINYKRHDEEGEETMRLIKSVGGEAIMVKSDVATADGAKALVDEAVKQWGSVDVVVNNAGLGIMRPFVDIDEGLWDKIINTNLKSAYLLTKFAVPYMIRNNWGRVINMSSIEGIMGAAYNVPYATAKAALIGFTKALAAELAPYGITVNAIAPGLVRTKMGMSLLQVLNVREEEWIKTGTLTGRIIEPEEVADLVAFLVSDSAKNITGQVFIIDAGTTILPAARHLSNMPR, translated from the coding sequence ATGGTTAGTAGGGTTGCTATTGTTAGTGGTTCCGGCCGTGGCATTGGTAGAGCTATTGCGGTTAGGTTAGCTAGGGATGGCTTTCGCGTCGTTATTAATTATAAGAGGCATGATGAGGAGGGTGAGGAGACCATGAGATTAATCAAGAGCGTTGGTGGTGAGGCTATCATGGTTAAGTCAGACGTGGCCACGGCTGACGGCGCAAAGGCGCTGGTTGATGAGGCTGTTAAGCAGTGGGGTTCGGTTGATGTTGTAGTTAATAATGCTGGCTTGGGCATAATGAGACCCTTTGTGGACATTGATGAGGGTTTATGGGATAAGATAATAAACACGAATCTGAAGTCGGCTTACCTATTGACTAAATTCGCGGTGCCCTACATGATTAGGAATAATTGGGGTAGGGTCATAAACATGAGTTCAATAGAGGGCATAATGGGCGCAGCATACAATGTGCCCTACGCAACGGCTAAGGCAGCCCTGATAGGGTTCACGAAGGCCTTAGCCGCCGAGTTGGCGCCCTACGGTATAACCGTCAATGCAATAGCCCCTGGTCTAGTCAGGACTAAGATGGGTATGAGCCTACTTCAGGTTCTTAACGTTAGGGAAGAGGAATGGATAAAGACTGGGACTCTTACTGGGAGGATTATTGAACCTGAGGAGGTCGCCGACCTAGTGGCTTTCCTAGTAAGTGACTCCGCGAAGAATATAACGGGGCAAGTATTCATAATAGACGCAGGAACAACAATACTACCAGCAGCACGACACTTATCAAACATGCCAAGATAA
- the tenA gene encoding thiaminase II, with protein sequence MSSRITELLRSQSDDVWRKIINHPFVTELFSGSLPLDKFRFYIIQDYNYLITLTRCQALIASKFENPAAMRKVLELALADVTTELENYNKLLNYLGLSIDDVIKVRPSPTNVAYMNFLLTTCALGSPYEGLVAILPCYWTYLEIARHHADKLSRNPIKVYRDWASVYLTPEYAGIVDGLRSIIDEVSDYLMRDFNKLLSIFRQASMYEYLFWDMAYRQEQWVF encoded by the coding sequence ATGAGTAGCCGCATTACCGAGCTTCTCAGGAGTCAATCAGATGATGTTTGGCGTAAAATAATTAATCACCCATTCGTCACCGAATTATTCAGTGGCTCATTACCACTCGATAAATTCAGGTTCTACATCATTCAGGACTATAATTACCTAATAACACTAACAAGGTGCCAAGCATTAATTGCATCTAAGTTTGAGAATCCCGCTGCAATGAGGAAGGTACTTGAGTTGGCGTTGGCTGACGTAACTACCGAACTTGAGAATTATAATAAATTACTTAATTACCTTGGTTTAAGTATTGATGATGTTATTAAAGTGCGTCCAAGCCCCACAAACGTTGCATACATGAACTTCCTACTAACCACATGCGCCCTGGGTAGTCCATACGAGGGCTTGGTGGCGATACTGCCGTGCTATTGGACATACCTAGAAATCGCTAGGCATCACGCCGATAAGTTGAGTAGAAATCCCATTAAGGTTTATAGGGATTGGGCCTCGGTCTACTTAACCCCGGAGTATGCGGGTATTGTTGATGGACTTAGGTCCATTATTGATGAGGTTAGCGACTACCTAATGAGGGACTTCAATAAGTTACTGAGCATATTTAGGCAGGCCAGCATGTATGAATATCTGTTCTGGGATATGGCATATAGGCAGGAACAATGGGTGTTTTAA
- a CDS encoding DNA topoisomerase gives MIIDSLVVAEKDSVAKAIAKYLAQGSISVKKVYGVKSYWFTRGGRQWVSIGLKGHMMDVDFPEELNKWHSVEPSKLFDAEPILVIREDTISYVRALSRLGASASVVYLALDADSEGEAIAYEAMLVIRNANPRAVFKRVLFSAVTKSDIIEAFNSPTSLNPGLAKRVFTRMILDLTLGAVFTRALTLSVEKTDKNALARGSFLSYGPCQTPVLNLVVQRALERENFKPEKYYTLHIIVNVNGVRVTLNHDGTFKDKQEAERVLSLVRGKARAMVIIANYKEDFIEPPVPLDTIELERRASRFLNIRPKAALDIAEELYRHGYISYPRTETTIYPPTLSLRQILLELTHGEHGDYAKTLLGMSIKPTHGDSNDGAHPPIYPTRGVTRQEILRYFKNEKYWKIYDLVVRHFLATLSPPARVERQKIVVEISGHRFSVDGLKIIDKGYLTIYPFESPSEKVLPRVRVSDELSIVKAWIEERETEPPPYLSESELLRLMKKYGIGTDATMQDHIHTNVIRGYFKIRNKQCIPTPLGKAVISVLSKTGNELIDPLFRSRMEKALMEITSGSLKPDDVLFTFKNEARKIYEKFINRQREVAMELIKALKDSLSKGNKGAGGKAS, from the coding sequence ATGATTATTGACTCACTAGTGGTTGCCGAGAAGGATTCGGTGGCTAAGGCGATTGCTAAGTACCTAGCCCAGGGTAGTATAAGTGTTAAGAAGGTTTATGGTGTTAAGTCGTATTGGTTCACAAGAGGCGGTAGGCAGTGGGTTAGTATTGGCCTTAAGGGCCATATGATGGATGTTGATTTTCCCGAGGAACTAAATAAGTGGCACTCGGTAGAACCATCGAAGCTATTCGATGCAGAGCCGATACTCGTGATTAGGGAGGACACCATAAGCTACGTAAGGGCGCTATCACGTTTGGGAGCGAGCGCTAGTGTTGTTTACTTAGCTTTAGACGCGGATTCTGAGGGTGAGGCCATAGCCTACGAGGCAATGTTGGTAATAAGGAATGCAAACCCAAGGGCAGTATTTAAGAGGGTTTTGTTTTCGGCGGTGACTAAGAGCGACATTATCGAGGCTTTTAACTCGCCGACGAGCTTAAACCCTGGGCTCGCCAAAAGAGTCTTCACTAGGATGATCCTAGACCTGACCTTAGGCGCCGTATTCACGAGGGCATTAACCCTAAGTGTTGAGAAGACCGATAAGAATGCATTAGCTAGGGGCAGTTTCCTTAGTTATGGCCCATGCCAAACACCCGTACTTAACCTGGTCGTTCAGAGGGCGCTTGAGAGGGAGAACTTCAAGCCTGAGAAGTACTACACACTTCATATCATAGTTAATGTTAATGGCGTGAGAGTTACGCTTAATCATGATGGCACCTTTAAGGATAAGCAGGAGGCAGAGAGGGTACTAAGCCTAGTGAGGGGTAAGGCTAGGGCTATGGTTATAATCGCCAATTACAAGGAGGATTTCATAGAACCGCCGGTTCCGTTGGATACCATAGAGCTTGAGAGAAGGGCTAGTAGGTTCCTTAATATTAGGCCTAAGGCAGCTCTCGACATTGCAGAGGAGCTGTATAGGCATGGGTACATCTCATATCCTAGGACCGAGACTACCATTTACCCACCAACATTAAGCCTTAGGCAGATACTCCTCGAACTTACCCATGGTGAACATGGTGATTACGCCAAGACGTTACTAGGCATGAGTATTAAGCCAACACATGGTGACAGTAATGATGGTGCACATCCGCCAATATACCCAACGAGGGGTGTCACGAGACAGGAAATCCTCAGATACTTTAAGAACGAGAAGTACTGGAAGATTTACGACTTAGTGGTTAGGCACTTTCTAGCCACCTTGAGTCCCCCTGCACGTGTTGAAAGACAGAAAATAGTCGTTGAGATTTCTGGACATAGGTTCAGCGTAGATGGTCTAAAGATAATCGATAAGGGCTACTTAACCATATACCCATTTGAAAGCCCCAGCGAGAAGGTACTACCCAGGGTGAGAGTTAGTGATGAGTTAAGCATTGTTAAGGCCTGGATTGAGGAGAGGGAAACCGAGCCGCCGCCATACCTATCAGAGTCAGAGTTGCTTAGGCTAATGAAGAAGTACGGTATTGGCACTGACGCCACAATGCAGGACCACATACACACTAACGTAATTCGCGGATACTTCAAAATTAGGAATAAGCAGTGCATACCGACACCCTTAGGTAAAGCCGTAATAAGCGTACTCAGTAAGACTGGAAATGAACTTATTGATCCATTATTTAGGTCACGCATGGAGAAGGCCCTAATGGAGATAACGAGCGGTTCGTTAAAGCCTGATGATGTATTATTTACGTTCAAGAACGAGGCTAGGAAGATTTATGAGAAGTTCATAAACAGACAGAGGGAGGTTGCCATGGAACTCATAAAGGCATTGAAGGACTCATTAAGTAAGGGCAATAAGGGCGCGGGTGGTAAAGCCTCATAA
- a CDS encoding ATP-dependent DNA helicase translates to MSGIEALIRRYFPYDAFRKYQWEIAKTIYDALSSGKVALIEAPTGVGKTASALAASLAYAEESGVKVLFLIRTKNEAQAPIRELRRLRDKGVDVDFTIIRNRPDMCCMVSTRKLPYEEFLEECRLLRSSGECPYYSNIRRINLNDLMLHIMDEASNVNEYVSTLCALNVCPYEVSRMYLDMAKVGVMTYYYIFSINRPESININIRNSVLIIDEAHNLPDAISGLNSIDLPLTSVIASIAEVKKLIDDEELRNRAIKILRGLQTYMVKLSKVLEEETMVSLELGDVLQFFEDFQAITNAYYEVIRKKRSAGVPIPYTPLSRLLDFHRAILNKVSGFSVFLARDEQGVSLVYKCVDPSVISSPVINEANGVVLMSGTLPPRDYVTSMLGINRDIMEYRIGFRDYVNPENYGVLIYDGVTTRYVERDEEEYAKIANVLSRIYQAYTPDKAILSIFPSYTVLKSVRKYLSPNVKYIMELGSTSIDDLIKDLRSDRKKLIMAVAGGKLVEGVEYRLGSENLLGLIIIVGVPYPEPNDYLDDVMEILAARLNDRKLAWELTYQWPAIVRIKQAVGRAFRSESDRALIILMDRRFKETRLAKIFEDYFGKYTVVDEEEMINEVLNFNVTPH, encoded by the coding sequence GTGTCAGGAATCGAGGCATTAATTAGGAGGTACTTCCCATACGACGCATTTAGGAAGTATCAATGGGAGATAGCCAAGACTATATATGACGCGCTATCAAGCGGTAAGGTGGCATTGATTGAGGCACCCACAGGTGTTGGCAAGACCGCGAGTGCCTTGGCAGCATCACTGGCGTATGCGGAGGAGAGTGGTGTTAAAGTTCTATTTCTAATTAGAACTAAAAACGAGGCGCAGGCACCAATTAGGGAACTACGTAGATTGAGAGATAAGGGCGTTGATGTTGATTTCACGATAATTAGAAATAGACCCGACATGTGCTGCATGGTTAGTACGCGTAAACTTCCGTATGAGGAGTTTCTCGAGGAATGCAGGCTCTTAAGGTCGAGTGGTGAGTGCCCATATTACTCCAATATCAGAAGGATTAATCTTAATGACTTAATGCTCCACATAATGGATGAAGCAAGCAACGTGAATGAGTACGTGTCAACCCTATGCGCACTTAACGTCTGTCCTTACGAGGTGTCTAGGATGTACCTGGATATGGCTAAGGTCGGCGTAATGACATATTACTACATATTTAGCATTAATAGGCCCGAATCAATAAATATTAATATTAGGAACTCCGTGCTAATAATAGACGAGGCGCATAACCTACCTGATGCAATAAGTGGATTGAATAGTATTGACTTACCCCTAACCTCGGTCATTGCATCAATCGCTGAAGTTAAAAAGTTAATTGATGATGAGGAATTGAGAAACAGAGCTATTAAGATATTGAGGGGTCTCCAAACATATATGGTTAAGTTGAGTAAGGTTCTCGAGGAGGAGACAATGGTATCCCTTGAGCTTGGCGATGTTCTTCAATTCTTCGAAGACTTCCAGGCAATAACAAATGCCTACTATGAAGTAATTAGGAAGAAGAGGAGCGCTGGTGTACCAATACCATACACACCACTATCTCGACTATTGGATTTCCATAGAGCCATATTAAATAAGGTAAGTGGGTTTAGCGTATTCCTGGCTAGAGACGAGCAGGGTGTCTCATTAGTTTATAAGTGCGTTGACCCATCCGTGATAAGTAGTCCCGTGATTAATGAAGCAAATGGCGTAGTCCTCATGAGCGGTACATTACCACCTAGGGACTACGTAACGAGTATGCTGGGCATAAATAGGGACATTATGGAGTATAGAATAGGCTTTAGGGATTACGTAAATCCTGAGAACTACGGTGTATTAATTTATGATGGAGTGACTACTAGGTACGTGGAGAGGGACGAAGAGGAATACGCAAAAATCGCTAATGTATTAAGCAGGATTTACCAAGCCTATACACCTGATAAAGCCATACTGTCAATATTCCCATCATACACAGTACTCAAATCCGTTAGAAAATACCTAAGCCCCAACGTTAAGTACATAATGGAGCTAGGCAGCACGTCAATCGATGACTTAATTAAGGATCTAAGGAGCGACCGCAAAAAATTGATAATGGCCGTGGCCGGTGGCAAACTTGTTGAGGGTGTTGAGTATAGGCTTGGTAGTGAGAACCTGCTTGGCCTCATAATAATTGTTGGTGTTCCATACCCAGAACCCAATGATTACCTTGACGACGTCATGGAAATACTTGCGGCAAGACTAAATGATAGGAAGTTAGCTTGGGAGTTGACGTATCAGTGGCCTGCCATTGTTAGGATTAAGCAGGCGGTTGGTAGGGCCTTTAGGTCTGAGAGTGATAGGGCCTTGATAATACTCATGGACCGTAGATTTAAGGAGACTAGATTGGCAAAAATCTTTGAGGATTACTTCGGTAAGTACACGGTTGTTGATGAGGAGGAAATGATTAATGAGGTTCTAAACTTTAACGTCACTCCTCATTAA
- a CDS encoding elongator complex protein 3, whose translation MSNANILLDRLKPTRTISGVVPIAIMVEPVACPFNCTYCPGGRKTNTPKSYLPDSPVVLRAAPLNYDPYKQVVARIRQYEALHHPVSKVELIVMGGTVTSLPESYLMWFVGNAFKAINDYPLVNSGPVDNPDIEYEHRRNEKARIRVVALELETRPDFARPRHIDLMLRLGFTRVEIGVQSIYDDILRRVKRGHGVKEVTEATQYLKDAAYKVCYHIMPGLPGSTPDRDLEMVKTIFDDPSFMPDCVKVYPTFVVKDTELYEEWLRGLYRSYDEETWHWLLANIMASIPRWVRVMRFGRDIPLHWVVDGPRIGNMREVVLRDMEKLGLKCMEIRCREVGHKYVKRGLVPTPRRLMINRIDYDASGGHEVFLEVIDEDDTLYGILRLRIPSSNAHRPEIRIGRAALIRELHVYGPELPIGSRATDLFWWQHRGIGRALMARAEHIALEEFNAYRMFVISGVGVREYYRRLGYRKYPSSFYMFKDLRKSILTENEVNEVFLENENLIMD comes from the coding sequence ATGAGTAACGCTAATATATTGCTAGATAGGTTAAAGCCTACCAGGACGATATCCGGGGTAGTCCCGATTGCGATAATGGTAGAGCCCGTGGCATGCCCATTCAACTGCACGTATTGTCCAGGCGGGAGGAAGACAAACACGCCAAAGAGCTACCTCCCGGACTCACCCGTGGTCCTCAGGGCCGCCCCACTGAATTATGACCCATATAAGCAGGTCGTGGCTAGAATAAGGCAGTACGAAGCCCTGCACCACCCAGTATCCAAGGTTGAGTTAATAGTAATGGGTGGTACAGTGACGTCATTACCCGAGTCATATTTAATGTGGTTCGTTGGTAATGCATTCAAGGCCATTAATGATTACCCCCTCGTAAATTCGGGACCCGTGGATAACCCAGACATTGAGTATGAGCATAGGCGTAATGAGAAGGCTAGGATCAGGGTCGTAGCCCTTGAACTCGAGACAAGGCCTGACTTCGCAAGGCCGAGACATATAGACCTAATGCTTAGGCTTGGGTTTACGAGGGTTGAGATCGGTGTTCAATCAATATATGACGATATCCTAAGGAGGGTTAAGCGGGGTCACGGCGTTAAGGAGGTCACCGAGGCGACACAATACCTAAAGGACGCAGCGTATAAGGTTTGTTACCACATAATGCCTGGGCTCCCTGGCTCAACACCAGATAGGGATCTCGAGATGGTTAAGACAATATTCGATGACCCAAGCTTCATGCCTGACTGCGTTAAGGTTTACCCAACCTTCGTTGTTAAGGACACGGAATTATATGAGGAATGGTTAAGGGGTCTATACAGAAGTTATGATGAGGAGACCTGGCATTGGTTATTGGCTAATATCATGGCGTCAATCCCCAGGTGGGTCAGGGTTATGAGGTTTGGCAGGGACATACCACTTCACTGGGTTGTTGACGGCCCAAGGATAGGTAACATGAGGGAGGTGGTGCTTAGGGACATGGAGAAACTAGGCCTTAAGTGCATGGAGATTAGGTGCCGTGAGGTTGGCCATAAGTACGTAAAGAGGGGTCTTGTACCAACGCCGAGGAGGTTAATGATTAATAGGATTGATTACGATGCCTCAGGTGGCCACGAGGTTTTCCTGGAGGTCATCGACGAGGATGACACCCTCTACGGAATACTAAGGCTCAGAATACCAAGTAGTAATGCGCATAGGCCTGAGATTAGGATTGGTAGGGCAGCCCTAATTAGGGAGTTGCATGTTTATGGTCCCGAACTACCAATTGGTAGTAGGGCAACTGACTTATTCTGGTGGCAACACCGTGGTATTGGTAGAGCGTTGATGGCGAGGGCTGAGCACATAGCCCTTGAGGAGTTTAATGCTTATAGGATGTTCGTGATATCAGGCGTTGGCGTTAGGGAGTACTATAGGAGGCTTGGTTATAGGAAGTACCCCAGCAGTTTCTACATGTTTAAGGACCTTAGGAAATCAATATTGACCGAGAACGAAGTAAACGAGGTATTCCTAGAGAATGAGAACTTAATAATGGATTAG
- a CDS encoding carbon-nitrogen hydrolase family protein: protein MNSIKLTLAQTRRFGSYVDGITWFRTQIKGLTTDLVVLPENWVGTRILSNGEFNEYVEMLKAIAEDINALVIGGAVYVNINGRNVSICPIVNERGLINYSEKIYPSRATGERMEISGGTRLGLVRVDNWSIGCIICVDAMYPELTRLLARHGVDLIVNPSSISVDRVSLWRSLGLIRAFENSAYFASAMGTGYKYPDGRDVLGGSFVASPNGELVLTVDLGAEGLFTTVINYDEIEYARSRRGYVDDLRHDVLIRNILVNITNA, encoded by the coding sequence ATGAACAGTATCAAACTGACGCTTGCCCAGACCAGGAGGTTTGGTAGCTACGTTGATGGTATTACGTGGTTTAGGACACAGATTAAAGGTCTTACCACAGACCTAGTGGTGTTACCTGAAAATTGGGTTGGAACGAGGATACTTAGTAATGGGGAATTCAATGAATATGTTGAGATGCTTAAGGCTATTGCTGAGGATATTAATGCTTTGGTAATTGGTGGTGCTGTTTACGTAAATATCAATGGTAGGAATGTGAGCATATGCCCCATAGTCAATGAAAGGGGCCTAATCAATTACTCGGAGAAGATATACCCATCAAGGGCAACCGGTGAGAGGATGGAGATAAGTGGCGGGACTAGGCTTGGATTAGTTAGGGTTGATAATTGGAGCATTGGTTGTATAATATGCGTTGATGCCATGTATCCCGAATTAACCAGGTTATTGGCTAGGCACGGCGTAGATCTGATAGTTAACCCAAGCAGTATAAGTGTTGATAGGGTATCCCTATGGAGGAGCTTAGGTCTAATCAGGGCCTTTGAAAATTCGGCGTATTTCGCATCAGCCATGGGCACTGGGTATAAATATCCAGATGGTCGTGACGTACTTGGCGGTAGTTTTGTAGCCTCGCCAAATGGTGAGCTCGTATTAACGGTTGATCTTGGTGCTGAGGGTTTATTCACAACCGTGATTAATTACGATGAAATAGAGTATGCACGTTCCAGAAGGGGTTACGTAGATGATCTCAGGCACGATGTTTTAATAAGAAATATTTTAGTGAATATTACCAATGCTTAG
- a CDS encoding acyl-CoA dehydrogenase family protein, translating into MVFPLDSLQDYQLIFKPEHEMLRKSIREFLEREVAPHALEFDDKDEVPREILKKLGEQGLWGIGIDESLGGQGGDTVSAVILMEELSRVAPPLAVIRGTNDLFIIPLLLFGNEELKRKYIPPIARGEAFGAHAMTEPCCGSDVAGIQTRAVKKGDRWVISGRKIFISNADIADYIMVFARTSEPQPNRRWFGITAFIVEKGTPGLKIGAKFEKRGLRGSHAMEVILDDVEVSDENRVGEVGMGFIIAMETYDRTRVGVAAQALGMAQAAFEKAFQYSLQRTAFGQYLASFEAIQFSLAEMMAELMTARYLVYLAAHLADQGREEFKYVASLAKFYATETAERIISKAIDIHGGVGVIHETGIERFLRDVKITEIYEGANNIQRLVAFRQLIRTLARKGVVSQDVAKAVT; encoded by the coding sequence ATGGTATTCCCACTTGATAGTCTCCAAGACTACCAATTAATATTCAAGCCAGAGCACGAAATGCTGAGGAAGAGTATTAGGGAGTTTCTCGAGAGGGAGGTTGCCCCGCACGCGCTTGAGTTTGATGATAAGGATGAGGTGCCCAGGGAGATACTGAAGAAGCTGGGTGAGCAGGGCTTATGGGGCATTGGGATTGACGAGAGCCTTGGTGGGCAGGGTGGCGATACCGTATCCGCCGTAATATTAATGGAGGAGTTGAGCAGGGTAGCACCGCCCTTAGCCGTTATCCGCGGCACCAATGATTTATTCATAATTCCGCTTCTCTTATTTGGTAACGAGGAATTAAAGAGGAAGTATATACCACCGATAGCCAGGGGTGAGGCCTTTGGTGCCCATGCAATGACGGAGCCGTGCTGTGGTAGTGATGTTGCTGGTATACAGACGAGGGCTGTTAAGAAGGGTGATAGGTGGGTTATTAGTGGTAGGAAGATATTCATTAGTAATGCCGACATTGCCGACTACATAATGGTCTTTGCTAGGACTAGTGAACCGCAGCCGAACAGGCGTTGGTTTGGGATAACAGCCTTCATCGTTGAGAAGGGGACGCCAGGCCTTAAAATAGGTGCTAAGTTTGAGAAAAGAGGTTTGAGGGGTAGCCATGCGATGGAGGTTATCCTGGATGATGTTGAGGTTTCCGATGAGAATAGGGTTGGGGAGGTCGGCATGGGGTTCATAATAGCCATGGAGACCTATGACAGGACAAGGGTCGGCGTCGCCGCACAGGCGCTTGGGATGGCGCAGGCAGCCTTTGAGAAGGCCTTCCAATACTCGTTACAACGCACGGCTTTTGGTCAGTACCTAGCCAGTTTCGAGGCAATTCAATTTAGCCTTGCCGAGATGATGGCCGAGTTAATGACTGCCAGGTACCTGGTGTACCTGGCCGCCCACCTGGCTGATCAGGGTAGGGAGGAGTTTAAGTACGTGGCTAGTTTGGCGAAGTTCTATGCGACGGAGACGGCAGAGAGGATTATTTCTAAGGCTATTGATATTCATGGAGGTGTTGGTGTTATTCATGAGACTGGTATTGAGAGGTTCCTTAGGGATGTCAAGATAACGGAGATCTACGAGGGTGCCAATAACATTCAGAGGCTCGTGGCCTTTAGACAATTAATAAGGACCTTAGCGAGGAAGGGTGTTGTAAGTCAGGATGTTGCTAAGGCGGTGACCTAA